The following proteins are encoded in a genomic region of Rattus rattus isolate New Zealand chromosome 2, Rrattus_CSIRO_v1, whole genome shotgun sequence:
- the LOC116894257 gene encoding olfactory receptor 13G1, protein MNFSIVSEFMILGLTQKSELQGILFIVFLFIYLVALLGNLLIVVAIIYNTTLHTPMYILLLALAVVDIICTTSIIPKMLGTMLTSENSISYWGCMSQLFFFTWSVGAEMVLFTTMAYDRYVAICFPLRYTTIMNHYTCVALLSIVMAIAVTNSWVHTGLILRLTFCGPNTIDHFFCEIPPLLALSCSPVRVNEVMVYVADITLAVGDFTLTCISYGFIIAAILRIRTTEGKKKAFSTCSSHLMVVSLYYSPVIYTYIRPASSYTFEKDKVVAALYTLVTPTLNPIVYSFRNKEMQSGIRKVFAFLKG, encoded by the coding sequence ATGAACTTCAGCATTGTTAGTGAGTTTATGATTTTGGGACTTACTCAAAAATCTGAACTTCAGGGAatacttttcattgttttcctttttatctacCTTGTAGCTCTTCTTGGTAATTTGCTAATTGTTGTTGCCATAATCTATAACACCACCttgcacacacccatgtatatTCTCCTTCTGGCCCTGGCTGTGGTGGACATAATCTGTACTACAAGCATCATCCCAAAAATGTTGGGAACAATGTTAACTTCAGAAAATTCGATTTCATATTGGGGCTGCATGTCCCAGCTCTTCTTTTTTACATGGTCCGTAGGGGCTGAGATGGTGCTCTTCACtaccatggcctatgaccgctatgtggccatttgCTTCCCACTTCGGTATACTACTATTATGAACCACTATACATGTGTAGCCTTGCTCAGCATTGTCATGGCTATTGCAGTAACCAATTCCTGGGTTCACACTGGTCTTATTCTAAGGCTGACTTTCTGTGGGCCAAATACCATTGATCACTTCTTCTGTGAAATACCCCCACTGCTTGCTTTGTCCTGCAGTCCTGTAAGAGTTAATGAAGTGATGGTATATGTTGCTGATATCACACTTGCTGTGGGAGACTTCACTCTAACCTGCATTTCCTATGGATTTATTATTGCTGCTATTCTTCGCATCCGTACCACAGAAGGCAAGAAGAAGGCCTTCTCTACGTGCTCATCTCACCTCATGGTGGTGTCCCTTTACTATTCTCCCGTAATCTACACCTACATTCGACCTGCATCCAGCTATACCTTTGAGAAAGACAAGGTAGTAGCTGCACTATATACTTTAGTAACTCCTACATTGAATCCAATAGTATACAGCTTTCGAAACAAGGAGATGCAGTCAGGAATTAGGaaagtatttgcatttttaaaaggttaa